Proteins encoded together in one Falco peregrinus isolate bFalPer1 chromosome 2, bFalPer1.pri, whole genome shotgun sequence window:
- the CRYBA4 gene encoding beta-crystallin A4, whose translation MTHRCRKSSGLWKIVVWDEAFFQGKKHEFTADCYSTPEHGFSTVGSCKIESGAWAGFEHCGFQGQQFVLERGEYPCWEAWSGSNAYHVERMCSFRPIACADHGRSRLMLFEQENFQGKRGELSDDCPSLPALGWGSSAVGSFLVRSGAWVCSQYPGYRGFQYLLESDSHAGEYKHVREWGSHAQTGQVQSIRRVQQ comes from the exons ATGACCCATCGCTGCAGGAAATCCTCCGGTCTCTGGAAG ATTGTGGTGTGGGATGAGGCTTTCTTCCAGGGCAAGAAGCATGAATTCACCGCTGACTGCTACAGCACCCCAGAGCATGGCTTCAGCACTGTCGGCTCCTGCAAGATCGAGAGCGGCGC GTGGGCAGGCTTCGAGCACTGCGGCTTCCAAGGGCAGCAGTTTGTGCTGGAGCGCGGCGAGTACCCATGCTGGGAGGCATGGAGCGGCAGCAACGCCTACCATGTGGAGAGGATGTGCTCCTTCCGCCCCATTGCCTGCGCT GACCATGGGCGCAGCAGGCTGATGCTCTTCGAGCAAGAGAACTTCCAGGGCAAGCGGGGGGAGCTGAGTGATGACTGCCCctcgctgcctgccctgggctggggcagtAGCGCCGTGGGCTCCTTCCTTGTCCGTTCCGGCGC GTGGGTCTGCTCGCAGTACCCAGGGTACCGGGGCTTCCAGTACCTCCTCGAGAGTGACAGCCATGCGGGCGAGTACAAGCATGTGCGGGAGTGGGGCTCCCACGCACAGACGGGCCAGGTCCAGTCCATCCGCAGGGTCCAGCAGTGA